CCCGACCAGTCGGCACTTTCACGctgtgaatataaaaaatacacacacacacacattacattaaattgttcttttttttaaatttcggaaACATACctcaaattctaaattaaatctCAAGGGAGTGGGATCTAAAGCATaagagaaataaacaaaataaggtGGCTCAAATTTCTCATCTATAGGAATTTTGGTAAATGACCAGTCCACCAATCTGGTATCTTTTAAAGGTTCTATAAACATGCTCATATGATCGGGTCCCGAGATTTCCAaggtaaataaaacatttcttgAGGTAGTCTGCCTCTTCGATATTATTTGCATTCTAGGCCAACCACCTGGAGCGGGAGCTGGGGCCGGTATAAAGAAACTTTGTTCTCTGTAAAAGATACATTGCTCTTAAGTAAGTGTTTAGATAATACATCAATGGTTTACTTACTTCCAACCCAACCATCTGCTACTGTAAATAGGATAGCCACACATTAATTCGGTATCACAATCGGCTTTGCCAGATTTTTCgagattttgatttttaaacatGAAATCTATAGTATGTGGTCGACGATCAACGGGTACAACATAATAGCCAGAATCATTACGACGTACTGTCATGGCTGGATCTCCCTCATGGAAAGTGCGTGTAGTGTGCTAAAAGTAGGTACTTTACAATGTAGCTTCAAAATATAAGCATTTTCGTTTAAATACTTACCACTGCATAAAATCTTTGTGGAGCATCTTTTTCGGCATAGGGAAAACCAACCGGAGTAGCCGCCAAAATAATGAATATCAGGCAAATTGCAGCGAATAGAgaaataatagtttttgatttGCGGAACAGGCACAGCAAGGGAAcctatattaagaaaaaacaacaacaaatcaaactAGCATCTAAACATTGAactcaaaactttttaaaacttaccaAGAAGGGtgcaaataacaaacaaattaacataGTAAAACCACCAATTAATAGTTCAGGATTCGAATTGGCACCATCACGACCCTGCATGGGTATGAAAATCACATAGAAAGCATAACAGAAATAGGTATACAAAAGGAATGGAAAGATCTGGCAAATACAATGAGGTATAAGCCAAAGGAAATCTATAAACAGAGAAAACCCACAAgttattttactataaaaacaaataacaattttaaaacacttaCTTTTCTTATGGAAACAAGTAGCAATATTCAAGATCACTGATAACGTATAGAAGCCAATGCTCAACGTTATCAAAAACGCTGAACGTATACCGAATGAGATCATGATCACGGCTATTATGGTCAATATTAAACAATGGGCATGCATCAGCAGTTGCAAAGCATAGGCCAAGGGCAAGCCATGTTCTTTGGTGTAACCCAAATAAATGGCTGGCAAAATGCCCAAAATAAAGAATATGGGACAAAAATATAAACCGAAAACAATCCATGTTTGTTTAAACCATGTCATCGATAAGCCAATAGCATCCAAAAACCAAGCTATGAATATGCTAACCAAAATGGTAAGCACTACGGCCGATAGCTGGATAGCAAATAGTATGCCAAATTTAGTAAATATACGACGTCTAAACATGCCCGTGTGATGAGCCATATTCCATATATAGGCcaataaagtaataataaacaaaacacacaatACAATATTGATAATAAGACCAGTCTGCTCGGAATAGTAAACAATAAACCAGCCCAGTACATCATAGAAAACCATATGACCCTCTGCATGTTtctgttttgtaataaaacaaaataaaaacggaacattaaaacttttttgtttcatCAATTTAATAATTCCAATACTTACTGCAGGATCCTCTAACTCAGGAGCATTTGCCAAAGCTTTCACCAAAGCCAAAACATTATCACCAGTCGATTGATAGGTTTTTCTAGGTATAGCATTAAAACGATCATATTTTGTGTGATAGACAAAACCATTGTATGTATGTGCCATATCTAAGCCGGGTATATTGCCGAAATCACGGAAAATTCTATAATCTGTTTCGGAGGGTACAAAAccattttgaaataattcttCACCTATAGTTGAGGCATAAGGGTGTACAATATTGGCGCCATAATACTGATAGAATAAATAAggggaaatttattaaattgaaaattttactttataagtAATGTTTAGTTACCTTCATAAGCCAAGGATGATCGGGACCAGATTGAAATAGAATTTCCCGACCACCAGAGCCAGCTGAATCTAAATTAATAACAGCTCTGGcaaataaacaatattgaaTTATGTTAGAAGcagtttataaacttttatgaaaagcctatagtctagtctatagtcttgtctataatctagtctatagtttagtctatactatagtccatagtctagtctttactatagtccatagtctagtctttactatagtccatagtctagtctatactatagtccatagtctagtctatagtccagtctatagtctagtctatagtctagtctatagtctagtctatagtctagtctatagtctagtctatagtctagtctatagtctagtctatagtctagtctatagtctagtctatagtctagtctatagtctagtctatagtctagtctatagtctagtctatagtctagtctatagtctagtctatagtctagtctatagtctagtctatagacaaatctatagtctagtctatagtctagtctatagactagtctatagtctagtctatagactagtctatagtctagtctatagacaaatctatagtctagtctatagtctagtctgtctcTAGTCTTTATCTAACCTAATCTATAGGCTATAGTtaattttatagtccagtctatattgtagtctataatctactctatagtctaatctagtctagtatataatctattctatagtcttgtctatatattctagtctataatctattctatagactaatcaatagtctagtctatagtctattctgtagtcttgtctacagtttagcataaagtctagtctatagtctagtccatagtctttttCTCTTTATAATTTCGTGTCAGTCtaatgtaaatttaatgcatttaatGCAATgagtacaaatacaaaataatttaacacaaaaacataaataaacaatgtACACAACAgcataaatatgtatgcatatgtatatgtatgtaggttgcATATCTTAGTTGTTTCCCAAGTCATTCATCCAAACCATAAACATTGATATTCCGTCACTCATTCACTCACTCACGGAAATGGTTCTTTATAGAGgagtaatatatttttctggTTGTTGTGGTGACTGTTGCCTTGTGGAaaagacataaaaaatacaatgaaCTGATTATgcatgttgtttgttgttgttgttattatattttgatattAGCCAGAgggaaaattaaatgttttctttttttttttgttattaagttttttgttgtgcTCTTTGTTGTGTTAGGTCTTCGTTTTTTGATTCAATATCGTTGacaaaattgaaatgaatttaattcatttaattatatgattttatattttttatataagagcTATAGAAGCAAAAGTAGTAAACtctatttcttgttttttaactCCTATGGAGAGTGAATGAATTtcttattcaatattttaagatattcaaatttttattatttgaaaagctAAGTGAAGTGGAGATTGCTGCTTCTGCTTCTATaccttttgtttatttatgtttgtatggaATTTAGACAATTTCAACATGAAAGTGGAATGTATAAAATGATGgcgttaaattttcatttcatctctttattcttttgttttgttcttttttttatatctcagttgttttttgttgtggtGTTTGAatcataaaattgtataaaagatatgattttaaatttatttatttatgaataatgaTGGTCTTTAGTTGAGTATGTTTTGTGGTTGTCTTTAATATTAACGTTTTGACTTTTCTTcttttgattctttttttgttagctTTGTATTATTAACGGATCCAATATTTACCATATTGATTTATTTCTATTGTCATGttggttttcttttctttttttgtttgttgtgatTAATAATAGAGAAATACTTTCCATTTCATTTGATGACGAAAGAGTGGTCATCTATTGTGATATTTATGTGTATGTTCTAAGTTGTTTGAACGTGACAATGAATGTTTTATGGCAATGAACAGAATGCAAACTACAAGCGAAAAACTACTAataagataaatagatagatagatatatagatagatagatagatagatagatagatagatagatagatagatagatagatagatagatagtctatagtctagtctatagtctagtctatagtctagtctatagtctagtctatagtctagtctatagtctagtctatagtctagtctatagtctagtctatagtctagtctatagtctagtctatagtctagtctatagtctagtctatagtctatagtctatagtctagtctatagtctagtctatagtctagtctatagtctagtctatagtctagtctatagtctagtctatagtctagtctatagtctagtctatagtctagtctatagtctagtctatagtctagtctatagtctagtctatagtctagtctatagtctagtctatagtctatagtctagtctatagtctagtctatagtctagtctatagtctagtctatagtctagtctatagtctagtctatagtctagtctatagtctagtctatagtctagtctatagtctagtctatagtctagtctatagtctagtctacattgtctagtctatagtctagtctatagtctagtctatagtctagtctatagtctagtctatagtctagtctatagtctagtctatagtctagtctatagtctagtctatagtctagtctatagtctagtcttgtctataatctagtatatagtctagtctagtgtatagtcttgtccatagtctagtctataatttatatactttagtTTGAAATCACAACAAACTTACTTAACATTTTGCGCCCAATCATGTTGTGTAATAAAGGCATGGGAACCCTGCAAAGGATTCTCTTCGGCTCCATTGAACAGAAAAACAACAGGATGCATTAATTCAGTCTCATATTTGGTAAtagctcttatagtttccaacaTAATAACAATCATCATACCAGCATCACCAGCACCCGAACTACCGGGAACCGTATCATAATGACTATTAATCAGTAAAGCAAAGTGCTGTTCGACTTCTTTGGTGTAATCTTTACCACAACATTTTGAATGCTCTGATAACAATTGACCATTTTCCAGAGAACATAATTGCCCGAAGCTATTTGAACGTCCTCCTCAATATCGAACAAATCCAAACGAGCTTCATTGCGTATTTGAGATATTTCTCCTAGTAAAAAGGCCACCACTGACTGTTCATTGGCGGGACTACCCACAACTTTGGGACCGATTTTCGTTAGTCTAAGTAAAGTATTTTCCGCACGTTCTCCTATAAAACGTCCTGGGTTATTTGGCTCTTCGGCTATTAGAAGGCTATCGGGCATATAGTGAAAACTGGGTATGACAGTCAGATAGAAGAGCAGAAACCAAAATGCTATAAACACCGGTGCCCAATACCAACCAAATTTACTGCGgttgtatataattttcatattctcATACTTGGATTTCATCATTGGAAGAAAGTGACGAGTTTAGCTGTAAATAGAATAAGAAATTaatgcaattaattttaatttcaaaagaaatgttAAGGGGGGATTATAATtcttaatttagtttataaacaaagttctttttgtataaaaccgCTGCAAAGTTattagcaataaaattattaatataattgtaTAGTTAATTAATTTAGTGTTTGATAAGAAGCCAATTTTATGatgaggtatctaaaaatatagCCACACCTACCTCTCTGTATTGACACCCTCGAAGTGTTTGCTATGGGTCGTCAAGTGTTTATTGgggtatttttttataccccACGAGGTTAGAAACAACTTAAATCTTTTAGTAAGTAAAAATTCAGAAATGGGaccttttttaatgtttaacgattttaaagattattttttgtttggtgcAATAGAGTCTTTTTTTTGATTGCAATGTTTGATTGATTTGATTAAAATTCGACTTTAGTCTTATATTAATTGcgattaaataatttaatctaATTGAAGTCATAAACATAGTATATTGCGATTATATGGTTATGAAtaacaaattacttttattaggaaaattggaaataaatataaagtttttgaaatttaacaaaaacatttttcaaagtaataaattctttttaataaaatttgaataatttt
The window above is part of the Lucilia cuprina isolate Lc7/37 chromosome 6, ASM2204524v1, whole genome shotgun sequence genome. Proteins encoded here:
- the LOC111691253 gene encoding LOW QUALITY PROTEIN: endoplasmic reticulum metallopeptidase 1 (The sequence of the model RefSeq protein was modified relative to this genomic sequence to represent the inferred CDS: inserted 1 base in 1 codon) codes for the protein MMKSKYENMKIIYNRSKFGWYWAPVFIAFWFLLFYLTVIPSFHYMPDSLLIAEEPNNPGRFIGERAENTLLRLTKIGPKVVGSPANEQSVVAFLLGEISQIRNEARLDLFDIEEDVQIASGNYVLWKMVNCYQSIQNVVVKITPKKSNSTXALLINSHYDTVPGSSGAGDAGMMIVIMLETIRAITKYETELMHPVVFLFNGAEENPLQGSHAFITQHDWAQNVKAVINLDSAGSGGREILFQSGPDHPWLMKYYGANIVHPYASTIGEELFQNGFVPSETDYRIFRDFGNIPGLDMAHTYNGFVYHTKYDRFNAIPRKTYQSTGDNVLALVKALANAPELEDPAKHAEGHMVFYDVLGWFIVYYSEQTGLIINIVLCVLFIITLLAYIWNMAHHTGMFRRRIFTKFGILFAIQLSAVVLTILVSIFIAWFLDAIGLSMTWFKQTWIVFGLYFCPIFFILGILPAIYLGYTKEHGLPLAYALQLLMHAHCLILTIIAVIMISFGIRSAFLITLSIGFYTLSVILNIATCFHKKNFLWLIPHCICQIFPFLLYTYFCYAFYVIFIPMQGRDGANSNPELLIGGFTMLICLLFAPFLVPLLCLFRKSKTIISLFAAICLIFIILAATPVGFPYAEKDAPQRFYAVHTTRTFHEGDPAMTVRRNDSGYYVVPVDRRPHTIDFMFKNQNLEKSGKADCDTELMCGYPIYSSRWLGWKEQSFFIPAPAPAPGGWPRMQIISKRQTTSRNVLFTLEISGPDHMSMFIEPLKDTRLVDWSFTKIPIDEKFEPPYFVYFSYALDPTPLRFNLEFERESADWSGATFDIAIIGHKIHDEIYNTQDFRSFLASFPAWAYVSSWTSSFESWRL